The Saccharopolyspora gregorii genomic interval CACCCCGGGCGAGGACGCGCTGCTGGCGCAGCCGGTGCTGGAGGTGACCTGGGCGCGGGCCGACGCGCTGCGGTTCCCGCTGCGCCTGAGCTCCACCGGCGGCTACGACTGCGCACCGATCCCCGACGTGAGCGTGGCCCGCGGCAACGTGGCCCTGGTCGACCACGGCCGCACTCGGCGCACCCCGGACCGGGTCGTCGTGCCGCCGGAGCCCGCGGTGCTCGGTGCCTGCGACGCGTCCGGCTGCCGGGACCGCACCGACGGCAACGAACCCGCCGAACTCCTGGGCTTCCTCATCGACCGCACCCGCGGCGGCCGGAAGCTCACCGGCGACGACGTGCGCGAGCTGCACGCCGTCCTCGGCGAACCCGCCACGACCCGCGCGGGCCTCGACGTGCAGAACGCCGGTCGCAGGCAGGAAGAAGTGCTGCCCACCACCGCGCACGAGCAGGCCGAAGCGCTGCGGCGGCTGCTCGCCCAGTCCGTCTACCCGGGAATCCGGCCGCGGTTCCGGCCCGTCCTGCACCGCACCCCGGTGGTGCAGGCCGTGCCGCACCCGCAGCCGGCGCACCTCGCCGCCGGGCAGGCCGCCCGGCTCGCCGCCATCCCCGGCCGGGTGCGGGAACGGCTCGTGGAGCTGTGGCGCAGCGCCCGCGACTCCGACGGGCTCGCCGACGCCGAGGTCGACGAGCTGGCCGTGCTGTTCGGCCGGGACCTGCTGGAACGCCTCGAACTGCGGCGGCACCCGGTGCGGGCGCTGCGCGACCTGCTGCACCGCGCCGACCACCTGCTCGCCACCAAGCGGCGCAGGCTCGACGTGCTCACCGCCCGCGCCCACGCCGGCACCGTCCTCGGCCCCGACATCGCCTGGGAGATCGGGCAGAGCTGGGGCGAGCAGCACGCCACCGGGCTGCACCCCGACGACCCGGTGCTGCACGGGCCCGCCGCGCACGATCCGGATCCGCGGGCCGCGCTGCCCGCCGTGCACGTCACCGACGGCGAGCACCGGTGGGAACCGCGCCGGGACCTGCTCGGCAGCGGGCCGCGCGACCGGCACTTCGTCGGCGAGCTCGACGACGACGGGCGGCTCGCGCTGCGCTTCGGCGACGACCGCTGCGGCGCGGCACCCGCGCCGGGCGCCGCGTTGGAGATCCGCTACCGGATCGGCGGCGGCACCGCGGGCAACGTCGGCGCCGAGGCCATCGATCGCCTGGTGCTGCGCCGGAAACCGGACGGTGCACCGCTGCCGGGCGTGGTGGTGCGCAACCCGCTGCCCGCCACCGGCGGCACCGAACCGGAACCGGTCGAGCAGGTGCGCCAGCTCGCGCCGCTGGACCTGCGCCGCACCCGGCCGCGCGCCGTCACCGCCGCCGACTACGCCGCGCTCGCCGGGAACGTGCCCGGCGTGCAGCGCGCCGCCGCCGAGATCCGCTGGAGCGGCAGCACCCGGGAAGTGCACGTCGCCGTCGACGCCGAGCGCACCGGCACCCCGGGCCCGGAACTGCTCGCCGAGGTCACCGACCTGCTCGAACGGCACCGCCGCATCGGCCACCAGCTGGTGGTGCGCCCCGCCCGGCAGGTGCCGCTGGAGGTCTCGTTGCGGATCTGCGCGGCGCCGGGGCACCAGCGCGGCCCGATCGTCGCCGACCTGCTGCGGGTGTTCGGCAGGCGGCGGCTGCGCGGCGGAGCGCTCGGGTTCTTCCACCCCGACGCGCTGAGCTTCGGCGAGCCCGTGCGGCTGAGCAGGCTCGTCGCCGCCGCGACCGCCGTGCCCGGGGTGCGCAGCGCGCAGGTCACCAGGCTGCGGCGCGCCTTCCACGACGACGACGGCGAACTCGACGCGGGCCTGCTGCGGGTGGCTCCGCTGGAGATCGCCTGCTGCGACAACGACCCGGAGCGCCCCGAGAACGGCGTGCTCCACCTGGAATTCGGGGGTGCGCGGTGAGCGGATGCGGATGCGGTTGCGACCGCCACGACGAACGGCGCGCCCCGGCCCGGCCGCAGAACCCGCCGGGCCGGTCGGCGCTGGACCTGCGGGCGGGGGAGCACGGCACGTTCCTCGCCGCGATGCTCGACCGGCTCGCCTCGCCCGCGCATCCGGCGCTGCGCGGGCTGACCGTGCGCACCACCGACGATCCGGCGATCGGGCTGCTCGACGCGTGGGCGGTGCTCGGCGACCTGCTGACGTTCCACTCGGAGCGGATCGCCGACGAGGGCTACCTGGGCACCGCCGACGACCACCGGTCGCTGGCGATGCTCGGCGGGCTCGTCGGGCACCGGCCGCGCCCCGGCGTCGCCGCGAGCACCTACCTGTCCTACTCCCTGGACCGGGACCCGCGGGACGAGGACGCCACCGTGCTCATCCCGCGCGGCGCCCGCAGCAACAGCGTGCCCGGCGCGGCCGAGACCGAGTCGGTGGTGTTCGAGACCGGCGAGGACCTGCTCGCGCGCTGGACCTGGAACCGGCTGGCGGTGCGGCGGCGGCGCCCGGCGCTGCTCACCCGGCAGGAGCTGGAGCAGCGTTCGGAGATCTACGTCGCCGGAACCTCGATCTCGTTGCACACCGGGGAGAACCTGCTGTTCGACTTCGGCGACCAGCAGCTGCTGCGGCCCGTCGGTGCGGTGCGGGTGGACCGGGACGAGGACGTCACCGCGATCTCGCTGCCGCAGGCACCGCCGCCGACCCTGGCGGAGCTGCGCGCCGAACTCGGTGCTTGGCTCGCACCCGGCACCGGAGAACCGTCCCCGCAGCTGCCGCACCCGCGGCCCGCCGACACCCTCATCGAGGAGTTCGACGCCCAGGTCCTCGCACCGCTGCGCGCCGAACTGCCCGCGATCGGCTCGCCCGCCCAGTTCGCGCTGCGGCTGGCCGAACCCCTCGACCGGCTCGCCGAGGCGGAAGTGCTCGCCGAACCCCGCGAGCCGGTCGCCGACTGGTTCGGGCGGCTGCGGGCCGTCGTCGCCGAGCTGCGGGACCGGGCCCTCGACCTGGCACCGGCCGCACCGGTCGCACGCCGCGGCACCGCGCCCGCCGCCGGAGCCGACCCGGCCCGCGCGCTGCGAGCGAACTCCGCCGCGCCACCGCCGGGCGTGCTCCGCGAACTGGTCGCGATGCGGGTGACC includes:
- a CDS encoding putative baseplate assembly protein; the protein is MSELHCRTDGRRARVRAARLGGVDAVEAADGGRTLVVTFIGKAPHGVRPENVRIDGGRRITGITAIDVAVEREKDPELDDRMFVTVDRPGDTTRYRLSLVDGDPYGRPGEEPFPGFDQRYCSAEFTFHPGGPTPFDHAARPPGEPEPAPAPLIDYTARDFDSLKRVLLDRLALTTPGWTERVAPDLGVTLVELFAHTADQLSYQQDAVATEAYLETARRRVSVRRHVRLIDYPMHDGCAARAFVVAETATELDLEPGGFRFAAVDLRPRGPHDPPEPGPVLDEDALAELDEQDAVEVFEPLADGPFRLRPAHNRIRFWTWGDEDCTLPAGATGATLRDDERALDLRPGDLLVLEEVRGPVTGTPGDADPTRRQAVRLTSTTPGEDALLAQPVLEVTWARADALRFPLRLSSTGGYDCAPIPDVSVARGNVALVDHGRTRRTPDRVVVPPEPAVLGACDASGCRDRTDGNEPAELLGFLIDRTRGGRKLTGDDVRELHAVLGEPATTRAGLDVQNAGRRQEEVLPTTAHEQAEALRRLLAQSVYPGIRPRFRPVLHRTPVVQAVPHPQPAHLAAGQAARLAAIPGRVRERLVELWRSARDSDGLADAEVDELAVLFGRDLLERLELRRHPVRALRDLLHRADHLLATKRRRLDVLTARAHAGTVLGPDIAWEIGQSWGEQHATGLHPDDPVLHGPAAHDPDPRAALPAVHVTDGEHRWEPRRDLLGSGPRDRHFVGELDDDGRLALRFGDDRCGAAPAPGAALEIRYRIGGGTAGNVGAEAIDRLVLRRKPDGAPLPGVVVRNPLPATGGTEPEPVEQVRQLAPLDLRRTRPRAVTAADYAALAGNVPGVQRAAAEIRWSGSTREVHVAVDAERTGTPGPELLAEVTDLLERHRRIGHQLVVRPARQVPLEVSLRICAAPGHQRGPIVADLLRVFGRRRLRGGALGFFHPDALSFGEPVRLSRLVAAATAVPGVRSAQVTRLRRAFHDDDGELDAGLLRVAPLEIACCDNDPERPENGVLHLEFGGAR